The Clostridium septicum genome contains a region encoding:
- a CDS encoding 4Fe-4S dicluster domain-containing protein, with translation MIRNLFGNVTVFNKLFTLQENNVFNIESAPLVSEEVKDLSEFLISNYKGKNSEVVLVKAFSFQPNINGFEVIVKERKAEIEAGILKIKELTGAKEVKFLVSKADKNLDASLSQLGQVVKVNPLDEFYEDRLVQKALGGGKNALIEDLSKVVYLGQTIKEDNLQLYIPVYGSAVKGNKVISVNEGTSLEVIFNALDGDKAKLRKIVVGGSLNGELKYDLSEKVDINTKSILFLTDKDSPSENSTSCIRCSKCLRACPEGLNPIKLMDLWKRKEKDEFLKFGGEKCIECGMCSYVCPSNLELTQSIKTAKKYIGK, from the coding sequence GTGATTAGGAATTTGTTTGGCAATGTAACCGTTTTTAACAAGTTATTTACATTACAAGAAAACAATGTTTTTAATATTGAAAGTGCACCTTTAGTGTCAGAAGAAGTTAAGGATTTAAGTGAATTTTTAATTTCAAATTACAAAGGTAAAAATAGTGAAGTAGTTTTGGTTAAAGCTTTTAGTTTTCAACCAAATATAAACGGTTTTGAAGTAATAGTTAAAGAAAGAAAGGCGGAAATCGAAGCTGGTATTTTAAAAATTAAAGAGCTTACAGGAGCAAAAGAGGTTAAATTTTTAGTTTCTAAAGCTGATAAGAATTTGGATGCAAGTCTTTCACAATTAGGACAAGTTGTTAAAGTTAACCCATTAGATGAGTTCTATGAAGATAGATTAGTACAAAAAGCATTAGGTGGTGGAAAAAATGCTTTAATAGAAGATCTTTCAAAAGTAGTTTATTTAGGACAAACCATAAAAGAGGATAATTTACAATTATATATACCCGTTTATGGAAGTGCTGTAAAAGGAAATAAAGTAATTTCAGTTAATGAAGGAACAAGCTTAGAAGTTATATTTAATGCCTTAGATGGAGATAAAGCAAAACTTAGAAAAATAGTTGTTGGTGGTAGTTTAAATGGGGAATTAAAATATGATTTAAGTGAGAAAGTTGATATAAACACTAAATCAATACTATTTTTAACAGATAAGGACTCACCATCTGAAAATTCAACAAGCTGTATAAGATGTTCTAAGTGTTTAAGAGCATGTCCAGAGGGATTAAATCCAATAAAGCTTATGGATCTTTGGAAAAGGAAAGAAAAAGATGAGTTTTTAAAATTTGGTGGGGAAAAATGCATAGAATGTGGAATGTGTAGTTATGTGTGTCCTTCAAATTTAGAACTTACTCAATCTATTAAAACAGCTAAAAAATATATAGGAAAATAA